The Curtobacterium poinsettiae DNA segment CACCGCGTACAGCGTGCCGACCTTCAGCTGCACCCGCCCGCCCGACAGCTCGGATGCCTCGCCGATCAACGCGTACCCGTGCTTCCGTCCGCCGACGAGCGCGGTCAGGACGAGCATCGTCGGCTCGCGCATCTCCGTGGTACTCATGCGGAAAGGATACTCATACAATCAGAGTATGCAAGCGGCGACCGCGAAAACGGGTTGATGTACGGAGTCCAGAAACTGTCGTACGCTGGCGCCCATGCCGGAACTCGAGATCGTCCGGGTGCCCGGGCTGCTCGACTACAACGAGGGCCTCGCACTGCAGCAGCGCCTGAAGGCTGACGTCGTCGCCGCGCGCTCCCCTGGCGCGGTCGTCCTGTGCGAGCACCCGTCCGTGTACACCGCAGGTCGTCGGACGCGGCCGAGCGACCTGCCGACGGACGGCTCCCCCGTGGTCGAGGTTGACCGCGGCGGGCGCATCACGTGGCACGGCCCGGGACAGCTCGTCGCCTACCCCATCCTGCGGCTCGCCGAGCCCCTCGACGTCGTCGCCTGGGTGCGTGACCTCGAGCAGGTCATCATCGACGCCGCCGCCGCGGTCGGCATCACGGCGGAGCGCATCGACGGTCGCAGCGGCGCGTGGGTGCCGACCTCGCCGCCGGCGAAGGTCGGCGCGATCGGGCTGCACGTCGCCGAGGGCGTCACGAGCCACGGGATCGCGATCAACTGCGAGAACGACCTCGAGGCCTACGCGACGATCGTGCCATGTGGGATCGCGGACGCGGGCGTCACCACGCTCTCGCGGGCCGCAGGACACCGGGTCGCCGCCGACGAGGTCGCCGACCGCGTCGCTGCCCGGGTGCAGGCGGCGTTCGACGGCATGCACACCGGCAACCGGATCGCCCGACAGGAGACCCTCGTATGACCCTCGCCCCCGAAGGCCGCCGCATGCTCCGGGTCGAGGCCCGGAACGCCGAGACCCCGATCGAGACGAAGCCCGCGTGGATAAAGACCCGTGCCACGCAGGGCCCCGAGTTCCGCGAGCTGTCGAGCCTGGTGCGCGAGAAGCAGCTGCACACCGTCTGCCAGGAGGCCGGGTGCCCGAACATCTTCGAGTGCTGGGAGGACCGCGAGGCCACCTTCCTGATCGGCGGCTCGCAGTGCACCCGTCGCTGCGACTTCTGCCAGATCGACACCGGCAAGCCGGAACCGCTCGACCGCGACGAGCCCCGCCGGGTCGCGGACTCCGTGGCGGAGATGGGGCTGCGGTACGCGACCGTGACCGGCGTCGCCCGCGACGACCTGCCCGACGGCGGCTCCTGGCTCTACGCCGAGACCATCCGGGCGATCCACGAACACTCCCCCGGCACCGGCGTCGAGATCCTGGTGCCGGACTTCAACGGGCGACCGGACCAGCTCGGCCCGGTGTTCGACGCCCGTCCCGAGGTCTTCGCCCACAACGTCGAGACCGTCCCGCGGATCTTCAAGCGGATCCGGCCGGCGTTCACGTTCGAACGGTCCCTCGACGTCATCACCCAGGGCCGCGACGCCGGACTGGTCACGAAGTCGAACCTGATCCTCGGCATGGGCGAGGAGCGCATCGAGATCGAGGACGCCCTGCAGC contains these protein-coding regions:
- the lipB gene encoding lipoyl(octanoyl) transferase LipB; protein product: MPELEIVRVPGLLDYNEGLALQQRLKADVVAARSPGAVVLCEHPSVYTAGRRTRPSDLPTDGSPVVEVDRGGRITWHGPGQLVAYPILRLAEPLDVVAWVRDLEQVIIDAAAAVGITAERIDGRSGAWVPTSPPAKVGAIGLHVAEGVTSHGIAINCENDLEAYATIVPCGIADAGVTTLSRAAGHRVAADEVADRVAARVQAAFDGMHTGNRIARQETLV
- the lipA gene encoding lipoyl synthase, producing the protein MTLAPEGRRMLRVEARNAETPIETKPAWIKTRATQGPEFRELSSLVREKQLHTVCQEAGCPNIFECWEDREATFLIGGSQCTRRCDFCQIDTGKPEPLDRDEPRRVADSVAEMGLRYATVTGVARDDLPDGGSWLYAETIRAIHEHSPGTGVEILVPDFNGRPDQLGPVFDARPEVFAHNVETVPRIFKRIRPAFTFERSLDVITQGRDAGLVTKSNLILGMGEERIEIEDALQRLHDAGTDIITLTQYLRPSPRHLPVARWVKPEEFVELRRVAEQMGFAGVLAGPLVRSSYRAGRLWARATVARGGSVPEHLAHLLDATPGRQAV